One segment of Verrucomicrobiota bacterium DNA contains the following:
- a CDS encoding PQQ-binding-like beta-propeller repeat protein, whose translation MKYADRFLTLLCIVFSSHAMGSNSNWPQFRGADSRGIGSGNNLPDTWSATENVAWKTDIPGRGWSSPIVWGDKVFLTTVINSGTSEEPMKGLYFGGNRLEVPETVHSWVVYCLDLYSGTINWEHTVLEEKPKTGIHLKNSFASETPVTDGERVYFYFGNVGLFVFDMDGNPKWSKSFKPQFTRYGWGTAASPIIHKDRLYIVNDNEEDSWLLALNKTNGKEIWRKARDQESNWSSPYVWENDLRTEIIIPSTKRVRSYDLNGEELWSFEGMSSITIATPYSADGLLYVSSGYVGSRNKPVYAIRPGASGDISVDESNTSNEFIVWSDWHAAPYNPSTLLYQDQLYVLWDRGMLSSMDPKTGALHFDKEKIPRDKSGFTSSPWAYDGKVFCLSEDGETFVFKAGKTFELLHVNRLTEDDMCMATPAIANDRLLIRTSAGIYCIKR comes from the coding sequence ATGAAATACGCAGATCGTTTTCTCACGCTCCTTTGCATCGTTTTTTCTTCCCATGCCATGGGCTCCAATTCCAACTGGCCTCAGTTTCGTGGAGCTGATTCACGCGGCATCGGCTCGGGCAATAATTTGCCTGACACTTGGTCGGCAACTGAAAACGTTGCCTGGAAAACAGACATTCCCGGAAGAGGCTGGTCCTCACCTATCGTTTGGGGAGATAAGGTATTTCTGACCACCGTAATAAATTCAGGAACATCGGAAGAGCCAATGAAAGGACTTTATTTCGGAGGAAACCGTCTGGAAGTTCCGGAGACCGTTCACTCATGGGTTGTTTACTGCTTGGACCTGTATTCAGGAACGATCAATTGGGAACATACCGTCCTTGAAGAGAAGCCTAAAACCGGGATCCATCTCAAAAACAGTTTTGCTTCTGAAACGCCGGTGACTGACGGCGAAAGAGTCTATTTCTACTTCGGCAATGTAGGTTTATTTGTATTCGACATGGACGGAAATCCCAAGTGGTCCAAATCATTCAAACCACAATTTACCAGATACGGCTGGGGCACCGCAGCTTCTCCGATCATCCACAAAGACCGACTCTACATTGTGAATGATAACGAAGAGGACTCATGGTTGCTTGCGCTTAACAAAACAAATGGAAAAGAAATATGGAGGAAAGCGCGCGACCAGGAAAGCAACTGGTCTTCACCCTACGTGTGGGAAAATGATCTTCGAACCGAGATAATCATTCCTTCGACAAAAAGAGTCCGATCCTATGATTTGAACGGTGAGGAACTTTGGTCATTTGAAGGCATGTCCAGCATCACCATCGCGACTCCCTATTCCGCAGATGGGCTGTTATATGTTTCCTCAGGATACGTAGGAAGCCGAAACAAACCCGTCTACGCCATCCGCCCCGGAGCAAGCGGCGACATCTCAGTCGACGAATCAAACACTTCAAATGAGTTTATCGTTTGGTCCGACTGGCACGCTGCACCCTACAATCCATCTACGCTGCTCTACCAGGATCAACTCTATGTTCTTTGGGACCGAGGCATGTTGTCGTCCATGGATCCCAAAACGGGGGCTCTTCATTTCGATAAAGAAAAAATTCCACGCGACAAAAGCGGATTTACATCATCACCCTGGGCCTATGACGGAAAAGTGTTTTGCCTCAGTGAAGACGGAGAAACCTTCGTATTCAAAGCAGGTAAAACGTTCGAACTTCTTCACGTAAATCGCCTTACGGAAGACGATATGTGTATGGCCACTCCGGCGATCGCCAACGATCGTTTACTCATTCGAACATCAGCCGGAATTTACTGCATCAAACGCTAG